Proteins encoded together in one Nostoc sp. PCC 7524 window:
- the psb32 gene encoding photosystem II repair protein Psb32 translates to MKQLLNQVFRMKTILIRLILPLLTVILASSLFATSALATGVYQIPNLTAGDSNWVIDQGEVISRINEGQISSTFDDLAKQTGNEVRFVTIRRLDYGETPASFAQALFEKWFPTPEAKANQTLLVLDTVTNGTAIISGDQVKSLLTDEIAQSVAEETLAAPLRDGNKYNQAFLDASDRLVAVLSGQPDPGPPQIVDNVQVEGTFKKAEETDKGNATAWVVGLLIAATIIPMATYYIYLAVQPSSEG, encoded by the coding sequence ATGAAACAGCTCCTCAACCAAGTTTTTAGGATGAAGACAATCCTCATCCGGCTAATATTACCTCTGCTGACGGTGATTTTAGCTTCTTCATTATTTGCCACCTCTGCATTAGCTACAGGTGTCTATCAAATACCCAACCTGACAGCAGGCGATTCTAACTGGGTGATAGACCAAGGTGAAGTTATCAGCCGCATCAATGAAGGTCAGATTAGCAGCACCTTTGATGACTTAGCAAAGCAAACTGGTAACGAAGTCAGATTTGTGACAATTCGCCGCCTCGATTATGGAGAAACACCAGCAAGTTTTGCTCAAGCACTGTTTGAAAAATGGTTTCCTACTCCGGAAGCCAAAGCGAATCAAACTTTATTAGTGCTGGATACAGTCACCAATGGGACTGCCATTATTTCTGGGGATCAGGTCAAATCACTGCTCACAGATGAGATTGCTCAGAGTGTGGCTGAAGAAACATTAGCTGCACCCTTACGGGATGGTAACAAATATAATCAGGCATTTTTAGATGCAAGCGATCGCCTAGTGGCAGTCCTCTCCGGCCAACCTGATCCCGGCCCTCCCCAAATTGTTGACAATGTACAGGTAGAAGGCACATTCAAAAAAGCCGAAGAAACAGACAAAGGTAATGCTACGGCTTGGGTAGTTGGACTATTAATTGCTGCCACTATCATCCCGATGGCAACTTACTATATTTATCTGGCAGTTCAACCATCGTCGGAAGGTTAG
- a CDS encoding DUF4346 domain-containing protein: protein MDLILENLAAIDDKLSQRHIDLDPNGYFIIYVDRAEGLIHAKHFTNIIDDRGLAVDPETGKVIPARGKVERTHTTVFSGRTAKELSVKIFEETQPCPVTQLDHAAYLGREFVRAEVALVTGQEYIQD, encoded by the coding sequence ATGGATTTGATACTAGAAAATTTGGCAGCTATTGATGATAAACTTTCTCAGCGTCATATTGACCTTGATCCCAATGGCTATTTCATTATCTATGTGGATCGAGCCGAGGGTTTAATTCACGCCAAGCATTTTACAAATATTATTGATGATCGTGGTTTAGCCGTTGACCCAGAAACAGGAAAAGTTATCCCCGCTAGAGGCAAAGTAGAACGCACTCACACCACAGTGTTTAGTGGTAGAACAGCTAAAGAGTTATCTGTGAAAATCTTTGAAGAAACTCAGCCCTGTCCTGTAACTCAGTTAGATCACGCCGCCTACTTAGGACGGGAATTTGTCCGTGCGGAAGTAGCGTTAGTAACAGGGCAAGAGTATATTCAAGATTAA
- a CDS encoding GNAT family N-acetyltransferase has protein sequence MVEQLKPRYSIVWINNINEIPQDAWDALALPLKTPFLEWNWLHNLEASHSATAKTGWLPNHLTLWRDRTLIAAAPLYLKGHSYGEFVFDQQWAELAERIGVQYYPKLLGMTPFTPAEGYRFLIADGEDEDEITAIMIHEIDDFCVKNRISGCHFLYVDPDWRPLLERQGFTPWLHHSYVWENLGFNNFDDYLAVFNANQRRNIKRERKAVEKVGLKLQPVTGDDIPKSLFPLMYQFYADTCDKFGWWGSKYLTKQFFEMLHTNYRHRVVFFAAYSEQDERHPVGMSFCLYKGERLYGRYWGSFQEIDCLHFDACYYAPIEWAIANGIQSFDPGAGGRHKKRRGFPAAPNYSLHRFYNNRLAQILRPYISEVTQLEQQEIEAINAELPFSNRNS, from the coding sequence ATGGTTGAACAACTCAAGCCGCGTTACTCTATTGTTTGGATTAACAACATCAATGAAATCCCCCAAGATGCTTGGGATGCTCTCGCGTTACCCCTGAAAACGCCTTTTTTAGAGTGGAATTGGCTGCATAATTTGGAAGCTTCTCACAGTGCTACGGCGAAAACTGGTTGGCTACCAAATCATTTGACGCTGTGGCGAGATAGAACGCTGATTGCTGCTGCACCCTTGTATCTCAAAGGACACAGCTATGGTGAATTTGTCTTTGATCAGCAGTGGGCGGAATTAGCTGAACGCATTGGCGTGCAGTATTACCCCAAACTTTTGGGAATGACACCATTCACACCGGCGGAAGGCTATAGATTTTTAATCGCCGATGGGGAAGATGAAGATGAAATTACAGCGATAATGATACATGAAATTGACGATTTTTGTGTAAAAAATCGCATTTCTGGCTGTCATTTCCTGTATGTTGATCCCGATTGGCGACCACTGCTAGAACGCCAAGGTTTTACGCCTTGGTTACACCATAGTTATGTCTGGGAAAATTTAGGGTTTAATAATTTTGATGATTACTTGGCAGTTTTTAATGCTAATCAACGACGCAATATTAAACGGGAACGCAAAGCTGTAGAAAAGGTAGGTTTAAAACTACAACCCGTTACTGGTGATGATATTCCTAAGTCGTTATTTCCTTTGATGTACCAGTTTTATGCTGATACTTGCGATAAGTTTGGCTGGTGGGGTAGCAAGTATTTAACCAAGCAGTTTTTTGAGATGCTACACACTAATTATCGCCATCGGGTAGTATTTTTTGCCGCCTATAGTGAACAGGATGAACGTCACCCTGTGGGTATGTCTTTTTGCTTGTATAAAGGTGAGAGATTATATGGACGCTATTGGGGAAGCTTCCAAGAAATAGATTGCTTACATTTTGATGCTTGTTATTATGCACCGATTGAGTGGGCGATCGCTAACGGCATCCAATCATTTGATCCTGGTGCTGGGGGACGACATAAAAAACGGCGTGGTTTCCCTGCTGCACCTAACTACAGTCTGCATCGCTTTTATAATAATCGTTTAGCGCAAATTCTCCGTCCCTACATTAGTGAAGTTACTCAACTAGAGCAACAAGAAATTGAGGCGATTAATGCAGAGTTACCTTTTAGTAACCGAAATTCTTAA
- a CDS encoding RibD family protein has protein sequence MVQHRPHTTVVLAMSADGKIADCRREPARFGSSADKAHLEEQIAASDAILLGAGTLRAYGTTLTVTHPLLLQHRRQQGKPAQPIHIVITNSANLNPEIKFFQQPVKRWLLTTTAGALAWQEHQRECPPPFEEILVFETSQGTIDAIAALAHLASLDITRLAVLGGGALVASMLESDLIDELWLTVCPLILGGVTAPTPVDGDGFISQFAPRLQLLEVKTIEQEVFLHYRLQRPVN, from the coding sequence ATGGTGCAACATCGTCCTCATACTACAGTAGTTTTGGCAATGAGTGCAGATGGCAAGATAGCAGATTGTAGGCGTGAGCCTGCGCGATTTGGTTCAAGTGCTGATAAAGCACACCTGGAAGAACAAATTGCTGCCTCTGATGCCATTTTATTAGGTGCTGGCACTTTGCGTGCCTACGGTACAACGTTGACCGTAACACATCCTCTGCTGCTGCAACATCGAAGACAACAGGGCAAACCTGCCCAGCCGATTCATATAGTCATTACAAACTCAGCCAACCTTAATCCGGAAATAAAGTTTTTTCAACAACCTGTCAAACGTTGGTTACTCACGACAACAGCAGGGGCGCTGGCTTGGCAAGAACACCAACGAGAATGTCCTCCACCATTCGAGGAGATTTTGGTTTTTGAAACATCACAGGGAACAATTGACGCGATCGCCGCTTTGGCACATCTAGCATCTCTAGATATAACACGCTTGGCGGTACTGGGTGGAGGAGCATTGGTAGCTTCTATGCTGGAGTCAGATTTAATTGATGAACTGTGGCTGACAGTTTGTCCACTGATTTTAGGTGGTGTGACTGCACCCACACCCGTAGATGGTGACGGCTTCATCTCACAATTCGCTCCCCGCCTACAACTTCTAGAAGTCAAAACCATCGAGCAAGAAGTTTTTCTCCACTATCGCCTGCAAAGACCAGTAAATTAA
- a CDS encoding sensor histidine kinase, which translates to MANPRQSSFRRILVTRILLLFVPVLFVGQIAALNKARSSLLNTSRQNLTESATIKGEKILNAIANLKINLLTASRTAILQSGTSGEIQEFLTQLTQQLPNYVNCLQLTNWQNVEIIASSCDKNIIANFSLSFPDDSLDIRTIPPPKPGTTGQRNPHNQLQLVLSAPVYNRSGQLQYALSLQSALYQQTKNKRGSLTGDTIVIDQYGTILAHPKAEFVGKKITQHPDAAQLQSIVKNAIAGNNESINFSFGDGKELVTGYTAIPDPITTQRQHKWVVLAVTSVDDALLGLEEIKLILIVLTVGLIGASLLASLYLAPYLANPVEELRDYALNIHSHHAANPVPHNFQIREFNQLAQAIDQMVDRLKAWAEEIEIAWKEAKTANQSKSQFLATTSHELRNPLNIIINCIRLVKDDLCDSREEELEFLERADETAIHLLGIINDLLDISKIEAGKLSVVTEPLDLRKILLEVINLQSVNVQHKGLQLKTNLGTEPIPVKADAAKLRQVLINIIGNATKFTDEGGITISTSVHHHQGKSQATVTITDTGLGIEPAQQQKLFRPFVRVDGDNTRKYEGTGLGLAISRNLIELMGGTITLESAGLNTGTTVKITLPIIDIGLLSAPTAKDSEPLVSLVENQEIQEQEAKAEPDSQHQDLATEYVETVIDQNYEVSILSPSDVLSSLSSGEVYIKETLNR; encoded by the coding sequence ATGGCTAATCCCCGTCAATCATCCTTTCGACGTATTTTAGTAACGAGAATTTTACTGCTGTTTGTGCCAGTTTTATTTGTAGGGCAAATAGCAGCTTTAAATAAGGCACGTTCTAGCCTGTTGAATACTTCACGTCAAAATCTGACAGAAAGTGCCACTATCAAAGGGGAGAAAATTTTAAATGCGATCGCTAACCTCAAAATTAACTTATTAACTGCCAGTCGTACAGCGATTTTACAGTCGGGAACATCTGGAGAAATTCAAGAATTTCTCACTCAATTAACACAACAATTACCTAACTACGTCAATTGTTTGCAATTAACGAACTGGCAAAATGTTGAGATCATTGCTAGTAGTTGCGACAAAAATATCATTGCCAATTTCAGCTTATCTTTCCCTGATGACAGTTTAGATATCAGAACTATACCACCGCCCAAACCAGGAACTACTGGTCAAAGAAATCCGCACAATCAACTGCAATTGGTACTATCTGCCCCGGTTTATAATCGCTCTGGGCAATTGCAGTATGCTTTGAGCTTGCAATCAGCTTTATACCAACAAACCAAGAATAAGCGAGGTTCGCTCACAGGTGACACCATAGTTATTGACCAATACGGGACAATCTTAGCGCACCCAAAAGCCGAGTTTGTCGGCAAGAAGATCACACAACACCCAGATGCAGCCCAACTCCAGAGTATTGTCAAAAATGCGATCGCAGGCAACAATGAGTCAATTAATTTTTCCTTTGGAGATGGGAAAGAATTAGTCACAGGCTATACAGCTATTCCTGATCCCATCACCACCCAGCGACAACACAAATGGGTAGTTCTGGCTGTCACCAGTGTAGATGATGCTCTATTAGGTTTAGAAGAAATCAAACTCATTTTAATTGTATTAACAGTTGGTTTAATTGGTGCGAGCTTATTGGCATCGTTATATCTAGCTCCCTATTTAGCAAATCCTGTAGAAGAATTACGAGACTATGCCTTAAATATTCATAGTCACCATGCCGCCAACCCAGTACCCCATAACTTCCAAATTCGGGAGTTTAATCAACTAGCACAAGCAATAGACCAAATGGTTGATAGGCTCAAAGCTTGGGCAGAAGAAATAGAAATAGCTTGGAAAGAAGCCAAAACCGCTAATCAAAGTAAAAGCCAATTTTTAGCCACAACTTCCCACGAATTACGTAACCCACTCAATATTATTATCAACTGCATCCGTCTAGTTAAAGATGATTTATGTGATAGTCGGGAAGAAGAACTAGAATTTCTGGAACGTGCTGATGAAACAGCCATCCACTTACTAGGAATTATTAACGATTTACTAGATATTTCCAAAATTGAAGCAGGTAAACTCTCTGTAGTCACAGAACCACTTGATTTAAGAAAAATCTTGCTGGAAGTGATTAATTTGCAATCAGTCAATGTTCAACACAAAGGCTTGCAGTTAAAAACTAATTTAGGCACTGAACCAATTCCTGTCAAAGCAGATGCAGCCAAATTGCGACAAGTATTAATCAATATCATTGGTAACGCAACTAAGTTTACAGATGAAGGTGGAATTACAATTTCCACATCTGTGCATCATCATCAGGGCAAATCTCAAGCAACGGTGACGATTACAGATACAGGATTAGGTATTGAACCCGCCCAACAACAAAAACTGTTTCGTCCCTTTGTCAGAGTAGATGGTGATAACACACGCAAATATGAAGGTACAGGATTAGGGTTAGCAATTTCTCGTAACTTAATCGAACTGATGGGAGGTACGATTACCCTAGAAAGTGCCGGACTGAACACAGGCACAACGGTCAAAATTACCTTACCAATAATTGATATTGGTTTGTTATCTGCACCCACAGCTAAGGATAGTGAGCCTTTAGTAAGCTTAGTAGAAAATCAGGAGATTCAAGAGCAAGAAGCGAAGGCAGAACCAGATTCTCAGCACCAAGATTTAGCAACTGAGTATGTGGAGACAGTAATAGACCAAAATTATGAGGTCAGCATTTTATCACCATCTGATGTTCTATCTAGCCTCTCATCGGGAGAAGTTTATATAAAAGAAACTTTGAATAGATAA
- a CDS encoding Gfo/Idh/MocA family protein has translation MINIAVIGVGRWGVHLLRNFLALPQVSVVAVVDPHQERLAAVKQQFNLDENVLLTTQWQDLQQMSGLTAVAIATPATTHYALVKDALNWGYHVLAEKPLTLDPVECQELCQLAEQKQLILMVDHTYLFHPAVEGGHAVVQAGKLGDLRYGYAARTHLGPVRQDVDALWDLAIHDIAIFNNWLGQVPISVQATGRVWLQGEGNRQIPHSPPGLADLVWVTLTYPDGFQAYIHLCWLNPDKQRRLAVVGSLGTLIFDEMSSASPLTLLHGEFERQGNLFLPINQSQEVLELEKGEPLKRVCQSFVTCILQNTPATISSGWVGTELVKILSALTTSLHQGGHTVVISG, from the coding sequence ATGATTAACATTGCTGTTATCGGGGTTGGGCGTTGGGGAGTGCATCTACTGCGGAATTTTTTAGCACTGCCTCAAGTTAGTGTGGTAGCGGTAGTAGATCCCCATCAGGAAAGGTTGGCAGCTGTCAAACAGCAGTTTAACTTAGATGAAAATGTTTTATTGACAACTCAGTGGCAAGATTTGCAACAAATGTCAGGGTTGACAGCCGTAGCGATCGCCACCCCCGCCACTACTCATTATGCTTTAGTAAAAGATGCTCTCAATTGGGGCTATCACGTTTTAGCAGAAAAACCCCTAACTCTCGACCCAGTAGAATGTCAAGAACTTTGCCAATTGGCAGAGCAGAAACAATTAATACTGATGGTTGACCACACCTATTTATTCCACCCAGCCGTTGAGGGGGGACACGCTGTAGTACAGGCAGGTAAATTAGGTGATTTGCGTTATGGCTACGCCGCACGCACCCATTTAGGCCCAGTCCGTCAAGATGTTGATGCACTGTGGGATTTAGCCATTCATGATATTGCTATCTTCAACAACTGGTTAGGTCAAGTTCCCATCAGCGTACAAGCGACGGGGAGAGTGTGGCTACAAGGTGAGGGAAATAGGCAAATTCCCCACTCCCCACCCGGTTTAGCTGATTTAGTTTGGGTAACACTCACATACCCCGATGGTTTTCAAGCATATATTCATCTGTGCTGGTTGAATCCTGATAAACAGCGTAGATTAGCTGTGGTAGGTAGTCTTGGGACTTTGATTTTTGATGAAATGTCATCTGCATCACCTTTGACGCTATTACATGGTGAGTTTGAACGTCAGGGAAATCTGTTTTTACCTATCAATCAAAGTCAAGAGGTACTGGAATTAGAGAAGGGAGAACCATTAAAACGAGTTTGTCAAAGTTTTGTGACTTGTATCCTTCAGAATACTCCTGCAACAATCTCATCTGGCTGGGTGGGTACAGAGTTAGTCAAAATTCTCTCTGCGCTCACAACATCTTTGCATCAGGGGGGTCATACTGTTGTAATTTCAGGTTGA
- the rnc gene encoding ribonuclease III — MSLVYPRRQRQLESLVRKLGLPTNAPIKWQLLDLALTHPTVSDSANYEQLEFVGDAVVRLAAAVVLWETYPDCQVGDFAAIRSVLVSDRILAQLAREYGLELHLLVAGSATSDKVGQESRLADAFEAVLGALYLSTSNLELIRPWLDPHFRQLAAEIRLDPARLNYKAALQEWTQAQYKVLPEYRVVEVNQANRTHERFMAEVWLYDKKLGEGKGRSIKAAEQAAAKVAFLAVNPQEV, encoded by the coding sequence ATGAGTCTTGTTTATCCACGTCGTCAGCGTCAGCTGGAAAGTTTAGTCAGAAAGTTAGGTCTGCCAACTAATGCACCCATTAAGTGGCAATTGCTGGACTTAGCTTTGACCCATCCTACGGTTTCCGATTCCGCCAATTATGAACAACTAGAGTTTGTTGGTGATGCAGTGGTGCGATTAGCGGCTGCTGTGGTGTTATGGGAAACTTATCCCGATTGTCAGGTGGGGGATTTTGCCGCTATTCGGTCGGTATTGGTGAGCGATCGCATTCTCGCTCAATTAGCTAGAGAATATGGTTTAGAGTTACATCTGTTAGTCGCTGGTAGTGCCACCAGCGATAAAGTTGGTCAAGAGTCACGACTAGCAGATGCTTTTGAGGCTGTTTTAGGCGCATTGTATCTCAGCACCAGCAATTTAGAACTCATTCGTCCTTGGTTAGACCCCCACTTTCGCCAACTAGCCGCAGAAATTCGCCTCGATCCCGCTAGACTGAACTACAAAGCAGCTCTCCAAGAGTGGACACAAGCCCAGTATAAAGTCTTACCAGAGTATCGAGTTGTAGAAGTTAATCAAGCCAACCGCACCCACGAGCGTTTCATGGCTGAAGTTTGGTTATATGACAAAAAACTAGGCGAAGGTAAAGGACGCTCTATTAAAGCTGCCGAACAAGCTGCCGCGAAAGTAGCATTTTTAGCAGTTAATCCCCAGGAGGTGTAG